Proteins found in one Flavobacterium channae genomic segment:
- a CDS encoding M48 family metallopeptidase — MKVLSKGLVIVALFFGVWMLLSQINFVKYFKVKEARTGTEKTLGDIIWQEIEDSETIIFNDSIVNTLDSLLLPICKENDIERDSLKVHIIDKDEVNAFAMPDNHLVVYTGLIKACKNEQALLGVLGHEIAHIENKHVMKKLSKEIGLSVLLSITTGSNGAVLSEILKTLSSSAYDRSLETEADMESVKYMLKANIDPRPFADFLYELSLDNELHKYTYWVSTHPESEARAKTILKYLKDKKIKSKPILTKEAWEEFKEKVEKIENE; from the coding sequence ATGAAAGTATTAAGTAAAGGACTGGTTATTGTAGCACTATTTTTTGGTGTTTGGATGTTGTTGTCGCAAATTAATTTTGTAAAATATTTTAAAGTAAAAGAAGCCAGAACTGGAACTGAAAAAACACTTGGCGATATTATTTGGCAAGAAATTGAAGATTCAGAAACCATTATTTTTAATGATTCAATTGTGAACACTTTGGATTCATTATTACTGCCAATTTGTAAAGAAAATGACATCGAAAGAGACAGTTTGAAAGTTCACATCATTGATAAAGATGAAGTAAATGCTTTTGCTATGCCAGATAATCATTTAGTGGTTTACACTGGATTGATTAAAGCGTGTAAAAACGAACAAGCGTTATTAGGTGTTTTAGGTCACGAGATTGCCCATATCGAAAACAAACACGTAATGAAAAAACTGTCTAAAGAAATTGGACTTTCGGTCTTATTATCGATTACAACAGGTTCTAATGGTGCGGTTTTAAGCGAAATTTTAAAAACACTTTCGTCATCCGCTTACGATAGAAGTTTAGAAACGGAAGCTGATATGGAAAGCGTAAAATACATGCTTAAGGCCAATATCGATCCGCGTCCATTTGCTGATTTTCTTTACGAATTATCTTTAGATAACGAATTGCATAAATACACGTATTGGGTTTCTACGCATCCTGAATCAGAAGCGAGAGCCAAAACTATTTTGAAGTACTTAAAAGATAAAAAAATAAAATCGAAACCGATTTTAACAAAAGAAGCTTGGGAAGAGTTTAAAGAAAAAGTTGAGAAAATAGAGAATGAATAA
- a CDS encoding DUF4870 domain-containing protein, with translation MITTKKFNYKPHESELERASNSYLMSLVAVIGGLPLPILNLMASVFFYLGNRKSTPFVKWHCTQALVSQLGLFFFNSAGFWWTVSILFYDEKVTNYYFAYIITLVFFNLLEFISTLIIATKVRRGEHTEFFFFGDVTNLICKTNESIK, from the coding sequence ATGATTACAACAAAAAAATTTAATTATAAACCTCACGAATCGGAATTAGAGCGTGCATCAAACAGTTATTTGATGTCATTGGTTGCCGTTATTGGTGGTTTGCCTTTACCTATTTTAAATTTAATGGCAAGTGTGTTTTTCTACTTAGGAAATAGAAAAAGTACGCCTTTCGTAAAATGGCACTGTACACAAGCATTGGTGTCGCAATTGGGCTTGTTTTTCTTTAATAGTGCCGGATTTTGGTGGACAGTTTCAATCTTGTTTTATGATGAAAAAGTAACCAATTATTACTTTGCTTATATTATTACATTAGTGTTTTTTAATTTACTTGAGTTTATCTCAACATTAATTATAGCAACTAAAGTAAGAAGAGGTGAGCACACAGAATTTTTCTTTTTTGGAGATGTAACTAATTTAATTTGTAAGACAAATGAAAGTATTAAGTAA